A region from the Pelobates fuscus isolate aPelFus1 chromosome 1, aPelFus1.pri, whole genome shotgun sequence genome encodes:
- the LOC134603147 gene encoding transmembrane and death domain protein 1-like, whose product MDLYIVLVALFPLWNCVVCEDTAADDIGPHMVIRIAELLSPEECQDFISRINRPEDDLVKKVSNLSPKRRRRREIVTKEQCLATLQKWFDEKGESVYWDRISTILYQVGRPDVSKELGRNLNQDKILEIEKNADEYKQKMLDSSLLLPNEEFSEIDARQRDVFNFEDMDWDLIIERKPRPPYQRALTEWCWYMLYGVIIGFLGGAVMVVMIYLLLFRVLKIDGRERDFYKIV is encoded by the exons ATGGATTTGTACATTGTATTGGTAGCGCTGTTTCCTTTATGGAATTGTGTTGTATGTGAAGATACAG cTGCCGATGACATTGGCCCTCACATGGTGATAAGGATAGCTGAACTCCTTAGCCCTGAGGAATGCCAAGATTTCATCAGCAGAATCAATAGACCTGAAGACGATCTGGTTAAGAAAGTCTCAAACCTGTCTCCAAAACGACGCAGGCGCAGAGAGATTG TGACCAAGGAGCAATGTTTGGCAACATTACAGAAATGGTTTGATGAAAAAGGGGAATCAGTCTATTGGGACCGGATCTCTACTATTTTATATCAAGTGGGACGACCTGATGTTTCTAAAG AACTTGGAAGAAATCTCAATCAGGACAAAATTCTGGAGATTGAGAAGAACGCTGATGAATATAAGCAAAAAATGCTGGATTCATCTCTGCTTCTTCCGAATGAAGAATTTTCTGAAATCGATGCCAGGCAGAGAGATG TTTTCAACTTTGAGGATATGGATTGGGATCTCATTATTGAAAGAAAGCCACGCCCACCTTACCAGCGAGCGCTTACCGAGTGGTGCTGGTACATGTTATATGGTGTTATTATTGGATTCCTGGGAGGAGCTGTAATGGTGGTCATGATCTATCTATTGCTCTTCAGGGTTTTAAAGATTGATGGAAGAGAGAGAGATTTTTACAAGATTGTCTGA